Part of the Sporosarcina sp. FSL K6-2383 genome is shown below.
TTTGAGCAGGCGTTTATGATGTACTTGCCACGTCTTTGTGAGCACTGCTTAAATCCAAGTTGCGTAGCATCATGCCCATCGGGTGCAATTTACAAACGTGATGAGGATGGTATTGTCCTTGTCGACCAAGATGCATGTCGTGGTTGGCGCTATTGCATGACGGGTTGCCCGTACAAGAAAGTGTACTTCAATTGGAAAACAAATAAAGCGGAGAAATGTACATTCTGCTTCCCACGCATTGAGTCAGGACTACCAACAGTTTGTTCTGAAACATGTACGGGACGAATTCGTTATTTGGGTGTACTTCTATATGACGCTGACCGTGTACTTGAAGCAGCTTCAACACCAGATGAAAAAGATTTGTACAAAGCTCAATGTGATTTGTTCTTAGATCCGAATGATCCAGAAGTAATGGAGCAAGCAAGGAAAGATGGCATTTCGGAAGAGTGGATTGAGGCGGCACAAAACTCACCTGTTTATAAACTGGCAATCGAGTATAAGCTTGCATTCCCGCTTCATCCAGAATACAGAACGTTACCAATGGTTTGGTATGTGCCACCACTTAGCCCGATCATGAACTACTTTGAAGGGAAAGATTCTATCAAAAATCCTGATATGATTTTCCCTGCAATTGATGAAATGCGGATTCCGATTCAATATCTTGCGAATATGCTAACAGCTGGAGATGCTGAAACGGTGAAGCAAGGCTTACAAAGAATGGCTATGATGCGCTCTTATATGCGTGCAGTGTCATCTGGTAAGGAATTTGATGAATCACGCCTAGAGCGTGTTGGACTTACGGCTCACCAAACAAAACAAATGTATCGTCTACTCGCGATTGCAAAATACGAGGATCGCTTTGTGATTCCAACTGCTCATAAAGAAGGTCACATGAATATGTACCGTTCACAAGGGTCTGCTGGTTATACAGAAATGGGTGGGGATTACGCTATGGATTCATCTCCAACTCAATTCAGCTATACGGGTATAGCGGATAGTACGGACTGTGATGGATGTAGCGCGGTAGAACCGACGAAATCAGGTAAAGAAATCTATGAAGAGAACTTCTATGGAGGGATTTGGCGTGATTGATCTGAAGAAATTATACGAAGTAAAGCAAAATTTTGGTTTCTTCGCAGATCAGCTGTCTTATCCTGAAAAGCTTACATTTCATCCGTCGGTATTGGAGGAGTCATTTGACTCTTCCGACCCGGCTTACGCCGATATAAAAGTATTTTGGGATTTGATGCATGATTATAGCCTCGATGAAATCCAAGAGATGTATACGTACACATTTGATTTTCAAACAGAAACGACGTTGTTCATGACATATGTAAAATATGCGGATGCTAAAGAACGCGGTCAAATGCTGGCGAAACTGAAAGTGTTGTATGAAATGTTTGGATTAAATATGCCGGAAGGCGAGTTGTCTGATTTTTTACCGCTCATGTGTGAGTTCATCTATGCGGCTGAATGGTTAGGCGACCCAAGAGCACAACAAAGTTTTTCTATGCTTTTGGCGGTTATGGAAGATGGAACATACAATTTAATGAAAGCACTCGAGAAACATAACAGTCCTTATTTCCATTTAATTAGGGGGATGAGGGAGACATTTAAGTCTTGTATCCGTCAGGAGGAAGTAGCCAATGACTAGTCAATTTTTATGGGTCATTTTCCCTTATGCTTGTATAGTGACATTTATTGTCGGACATATATTCAGGTATCGAAATGATAAATTTGGTTGGACAGCAAAATCAAGTGAATTTATCGAGAAAAAGCAGTTAATGATTGGTAGTGTCCTTTTTCATATCGGGATTATCCCTGTAATTGGTGGGCATATTATGGGACTTGGTGTTCCGAAGGAATGGACACAGGCACTTGGTGTTAGTGATCATTTGTATCATACAGGAGCGATTTGGATTGGCGGATTTTTTGGTTTTGTTACATTGGCAGGAATGCTTATTTTAACAGCTCGTCGCTTTATGTTGAAAAATGTCCGCAAGCTGTCGTCTGCTTCTGATTTGATTGTTAATACACTGTTACTAGTTATTGTTTTGTTAGGGATTTATAGTGTTGTTGCGACAACTGCTACACAGCCTGATTTTGATTATCGTGATTCGATTTCGGTTTGGTTCCGTTCGTTGCTCATTTTACGTCCAGAAGCAAATCTGATGACAGTTGTTCCATTAGCTTTTCAGTTGCATATATTATCCGGCTTCCTTATTTTTGCAATGTGGCCATTTACAAGGCTTGTTCACGTTTGGAGTGTTCCGTTGAATTATGTTGGAAGAAGCTATATCCTATATAGAAAGAATAAAGTGAATTGATGGAGAGAAAAGGCCGTAACAGCCTTTTTTTTCTATGTAGGGAGTATAGATTATGGATGGATTAAGTATTTTTAAATACCAAGAGGAAATCGAGTGCTTGAAAGCTCAATGTGGTTTCGACTTTGTTGGAGTGGCGCTTGTACAATCAGCTGCACGCCATTTTGAACTTAGATGGGAGTTTGTAACGGGTAATCAAAGTGACCGTTATCGAAGAATTGTTTTACAAACCGGAAAAGGTGTTGCTGGACATGTTTTCAAGACGGGTAAACCGTTTCTTGTGGAGGACGTGGAAGAGAAGCTTGGGGAGAAAAACTTATTTAATTATCCAATTGTTGTTTCAGAAGGACTGAAGAGTTTCGGTGCAATTCCCTTATACAAATACAACTGGGTTAAAGGTGTGTTACTCATCGGATATCGTGACGGAAAGAAATTAACGCCACAAGAATTTGATGAGTTTAAAGAAGTAATTGGTTCAAGATTTGGTCCATTTTACAACAGGGAGAAGGTGAAGGATTGATACGCATAGAAGATTTTCAGTTAACCGATTTGTTGATGAAAATGTATGACAATTCAGCTGAAGCTATCTTCTTTTTTGATCGTCATCGAAAGGTGATTTCGATGAATACCGCTGCTGAGCTTATTTTAGATCCTGAAGTGCTCGACCGTATGGCGGCGGGGGATAGTGAAGCCATTTGTTTGTCTTGTAAAGGTTATACGAGCGAACAGGAGCTGCGAACATGCTTAGCATGTTATATCAAAAACCCTCAACAAGATTTAAGTTCGTTCCAGGTGTACTTAGATACAAAAGGAAAAGGAGTTATCCCGTATACGGGTAGCTACCAAACCATTGATGAAGAAAATGGTATCCGTGTTTTTATGCTTCGTGATTTGACGAAGCAGTATAAAACGCAGGAATCATTAAACCAAAAAATGATGATGAAAAATATTATAAAAGCGCAGGAAGATGAACGGAAACGGATTTCTAGAGAGCTTCATGATAGTGTCGCGCAAGAAATGCTGAGCTCATTGGTTGAATTACGCGTGTTGAAATATATGAATATCGATACAGAGGTACTGAAGAAAGTCCAACAGACGGAAGGTTCGCTGATGAGGCTATTAGATGATATCCGTCATCTTTCCGTTGAATTACGCCCCGCAACTTTAGATGACTTAGGGCTCGAAGCTGCGTTCAGAACGCATTTTAAATGGATTGAAAAAAATTATGGGCTAGTTGTCCACTTTACTTCAGAGCTTCAGTCGAAAAGGTATGGTGGCGAAATTGAAACGGTTGTTTACCGAATTTGTCAGGAAGCCGTGTTCAATGCGTTGAAATATGCAAATACAGATGAAATTACCGTTCGACTGTTTGAGAAGGGTGACTACTTAAAATTACATGTTGTTGATGAAGGTCAGGGGTTTGATTTGAATGCTAATCATCCAAAAGGTACTGGCCTAGGATTGTACGGTATGCGGGAAAGGGCTGCGCTTGTTGAAGGGGACATTATCATTCTTTCTGACTTAGGGAAAGGCACTATTGTCCGACTAGAAATACCATTAACAAAGGGGTGATCAAAAGTTGAAAATTATAATTGCAGATGATCACGCAGTCGTTCGTAGTGGGTTTATGCATATTTTAAACTTTCAAGATGATATGGAAGTCGTGGCAACTGCTGCAGATGGCTTGGAAGCATATAGTTTAGTCGCTAAGCATCGTCCTGATTTGCTACTAATGGATTTAAGTATGCCTCCTGGGGAAAGTGGTCTTATTGCGACGGGAAAAATTAAAGAGGATTTTCCGGAAACTAAAATTCTTATTTTGACAATGTATGACGATGAGGAATATTTATTTCACGTCTTAAAAAATGGTGCATCAGGCTATGTCCTGAAGAATTCACCTGACGAAGAATTATTTGATGCCATTCGTATTGTTTATGAGGGTGGGACATACATTCATCCAACGATGGCGACTTCACTTGTTAGGGAGTTTGTTAAAAAAGATGGCGATGGTATCGAAACAGATCCCTATAAAATTCTATCGAAACGTGAAATAGAAGTTTTACCACTTGTGGCAAAAGGGTATGGCAATAAAGAAATTGCCGAAAAATTGTATATATCGGTTAAAACAGTGGAAGCTCATAAGTCTAAAATTATGGAAAAGCTTCAGCTGAAAAGCCGTCCTGAACTCGTTGAATATGCATTAAAGAAAAAGTTTTTAAACTTTTAAAGGTGAGGTGCGGAATCGGTGGTAAAAGAGAAGAAGTTCAAATTTGATTTACCCGCATTGCGTGTACTTGAAAATGAGCATAATTATTTGTTGCATGTAATGGAAGATTGGCATTTAATTGTCCTTGCTTTTGAGCGTGATATGTACACGCTTGAAGAAGGGCACGAGGCGTTACAGACTCTTCGAAGGCTGATAATTGAGTTTATTGATCCGTTGAAGAATCATACAGAGAAGGAGGAGGAGTTCCTTTTTCCCTTACTAGCTAAGTACGTAGGCACTGAACAGGGTCCTGTCAATGCAACTGAAGAAGAGCATGAAGAAATTGATGCGTATATTGGTCATTTCCTGCATCATACTCGCGGGGATTTAAGCGATATGACGATGCAGGACATGAAAGATGTCGTTAAGGACGCGGGAGAGGCCTTCGAAGTGATTACGGTCCATTTTGTGAAGGAAGAGTCGATTCTGTTCCCGATGGTCAATAATATTTTACGAATTGAAGAGCAGGACAAGCTTTACGAGCAGCTTTATACGTCTATTCTGTGACAAAGGATAGTGGTTAGGGATTTCCCTAGCGCTTTAGAGGGAGAACCCGATAGTTTTTAAGAATTGCAGTCGTTACAATCGAGTTATAGCATTAGCAATTAATTAGGATTGGACTGATTGGGATGATTAAAAAAGCGCAGTTGCCGTTACAGACGGCGAACTTAGTAGTCGGTTTCATGGTATGGGTACTTATATCTTCACTGTTGCCATTCATTACAGAAGATATTGCAATTCCAGCGGAAAAGCTTGCAATTGTAACGGCTGTACCAGTGGTGTTAGGGTCTATCCTTAGAATACCGTTAGGCTACTATGCAAATGTATTTGGTGCCAGAGTAATCTTTTTAGTAAGTTTCATACTATTGTTATTTCCAGTGTTCTACATAAGTGAGGCGTCATCGTTTTCAGATTTAATTATTGGTGGAACGTTACTGGGTATCGGTGGAGCTGTGTTTTCTGTTGGGGTTACATCATTACCGAAGTATTATCCGAAAGAAAAGCATGGTCTTGTCAACGGGATTTATGGGATGGGGAATGTGGGGACGGCGATATCCACATTCGCAGCACCAGTCATTGCTACACAAGTGGGTTGGTCGATGACTGTTAAATTTTATCTGATTATACTATTGGTTTTTGCGGCATTAAACTTCATATTTGGTGATCGTAAAGAAGTGAAAGTGAAAACACCTATTGTAGAGCAAATTAAAGGAGTCTATAAAAATGAGAAGCTATGGTTCTTCTCGTTATTCTATTTCATTACGTTTGGTTCGTTCGTGGCCTTTACGATATTTTTGCCAAACTTTTTGGTGACTTTTTTCGAGCTAGATAAAGTGGATGCTGGGATGCGGACAGCTGGATTCATTGTGGTGGCGACATTCCTTCGCCCGGTTGGCGGATGGCTTGCAGATAAATTCCAACCACTGTTTCTGTTAATGGGTGTTTTTTCAGTCTTAACATTTGCATCATTTTTACTCGCATTTTCACCGTCAATTCTGTTGTATACAATTGCAAGTATGCTGATTGCGACTTCTGCTGGAATTGGGAACGGGGTTATCTTTAAACTAGTGCCTTTCTATTTCAATAAGCAAGCAGGGATTGCCAACGGAGTTGTATCTATGATGGGCGGTTTAGGTGGATTTTTTCCACCATTATTATTATCTGCCATCTTTACATTGACAGGATCTTATTCAATTGGTTTTATGGCATTTTCTCAAGTGGCACTTGCCAGTCTAGTGCTTGTCGTTTGGCTCTATTATATGGATCGCGTATCGACGGCTGCGGAAGTGTTTAATTCAACTGGACAAGGGATTCTTGTAACAGATTCAGCAGGGAAAATTGAAATGATCAATCCTGCCTTCACGAAACTAACGGGTTATACGGAAGAGGAAGTTATCGGAAGAAGTCCTAATGTATTAAGCTCAGGTAGACAATCAACAGAATTTTACACAACGATGTGGGGACAGATTGGTCTTAAAGGCGAGTGGCACGGTAAGGTTTGGAATAAAAAGAAAAACGGTGAGGACTATTTGCAACTGTTGTCGATTAACACGGTGACAGATGATTCTGGAGAACCAACCCGATATGTAGGATCGTTCAGTGATATAACACCTCCAAACGAAGAGGGCAGCCGGTCAAATTGACCGGAAGCCCTCGCTTCATTTTATTTTCAATCAGTGGGTGTCCAAACGCCCACTGATTGAAAATAAAGCCTCCGGCGTAATTGATAATGAAAAGTGGTGAAACTTTGGACAATCGCTATTCAAGACAAATCCTATTTAAACCTGTTGGACAGAGTGGGCAAGACAAGTTAAGTTCAGCACATGTCGTCATCATTGGTTGTGGTGCGTTGGGATCAGCTATTTCAGAGACGCTTGTCCGAGCTGGTGTTGGTAGATTGACGATTGCGGACCGAGACTATGTGGAGTCGACAAATTTACAAAGACAGCAGTTATTTGTTGAGCAAGATGCGCGTGATGGTGTACCGAAGGTGGTGGCAGCTGAAAAAAGGTTGAAGGCTATTCGGCAAGACGTTGATATCGTAACGGTGCTTGATCATATTGATGGTCCACTGGTGGAGAATCTCACACAAGATGCAGATTTAATTATGGATGCCACAGATAATTTCGAAACACGTCTTCTGATGAATGATATTGCATGGAAAAGGGACATCCCTTGGATTTACGGGGCATGTGTCGGCAGCTCAGGTACGGTTTTCCCATTCATTCCAGGAAATTCTGCTTGCTTCCGGTGCTTGCTTCCGGTATTGCCATCGGTGAATGAAACATGTGATACAGCTGGGATTATTGCACCGGCAGTCCAAATTACTGCTGCACATCAAAGTGCGGAGGCATTAAAATGGCTAACTGGGAATGTAGAGGCCATGCGCACGAAAGTCTATCATTTTGATGTTTGGAACAATACGCATGTAGAGGCAGGGATTTCCCGAATGCGTAGCGAAGTATGTGAGACGTGTGGGAAAGCACCGACATACCCAACGTTACATCGTCCAGAAGGAACTGGCTATGCTGTGCTATGTGGTCGGGATACGGTACAAATTATTCCTGATAGTGGGCGTCCTTTGACGATAGCAGATGGAGAACAAGTTGCTAAACGTTTAGGTACATCTTATAAAGTAACTCCTTTTTTTGTGGAATTTCATGCGAGTGGTTATCGCTGTATTTTATTCGGCAATGGAAGGTTGTTAATTCACGGATTGAAGGATATGAAGATTGGCCGCAAACTGTACCATCAATTTTTTGGATGAAGTGGGGGGAAGTCTTTTGTCGAATGTACATAATGAAGAGAAACAGTTGATTTGCTGTGTGTTGACGATTAGTGACACACGTAATATTGCGAATGACCGAAGTGGATGGACAATCAGGACAAAGCTAGAAGCAGCGGGTCATAAAATTTTTGAAACATGGATATGCCAGGACGATAAAATGGAAATTGAGTCGATACTGGAGGAGTGGTTGAGAAATCCAAATGTCAACGCCATTATCACGACGGGTGGAACAGGTATTGGTTTCCGTGACGTCACGGTTGAAACGCTGACGCCTTATTTTACAAAAACACTTGACGGGTTTGGAGAATTGTTCCGTTATTTGAGCTATACAGAGGATGTAGGATCGAAGGCGCTGCTGAGCAGGGCAATTGCAGGGACTGTGAAAGAAAAAGTGGTATTTGCACTTCCTGGTTCGGAAAAGGCGGTTGAGTTAGCAATGGATAAATTGGTTGTGCCTGAGCTACATCACATTGTTCACGAATTGACGAAGCATTTAGATGAGTAAAAAAGGATGCTTTACGCATCCTTATAGTTGTCGATGGTAGTCACCATTTTTGCCGCCAGTTTTTTGAATAAGCATGGTCGGTCCGATGACCATCTCTTTACCAGCAGCTTTGCACATATCGTAAATGGTGAGTGCAGCAGCAGAAGCGGCGATCAATGCCTCCATTTCGACACCTGTTACACCTTTTGTTTTCGCTTCAGCTTGAATCAATACCTCGTAGTGTGCGGTTGCTTCGACGATGTTCCATTCGAAGCGAATGTCGACACCTGTTAAAGGAATCGGATGGCACATCGGGATAATTGCTGATGTGTTTTTTGCCGCCATAATTGCTGCCACTTGGGCAACTGCGAATACATCGCCTTTCTTATTCGTCCCTTCTGTAATTTGAGAATGGATAGTTTCATTGACGACAATCGAGGATGCTGCGATTGCTGTTCTGATGGTTTCGGCTTTATCGGACACATCGACCATTTTTGCGCGTCCTTGTTCGTTAAAATGTGTGAGTTCAGACAATGGATTCATTCCTTTCGGACAATATAATGTTAGTATACCAGAAGAATGTGAGGGATTAGCATGGTGGAAATGAGAAAACCAATTCCGGTGGCAGAGGCAGTTCAGCTTGTGATGGAACATATACATATTATCGGGACAGAAATGGTTCCTCTTGAACATGCATATGGAAGAATTCTCGCACAACCCATCATTGCCCAGCATGATGTACCATCCTTTAACCGATCGCCGTATGATGGCTTTGCAGTTCGTGCACAAGATACGCTAGGTGCAGCTGGAGACAATCGAGTTAAGTTCAATGTAATTGGTGAAATCGGGGCTGGCTATGTGGCAGACCAAGAGATTGGTAAGGGTGAGGCATACCGAATCATGACAGGGGCACCGATTCCTAAAAATGCAGATGCGGTTGTTATGTTGGAGCAAACTGTTGAGCAAGTAGATGGCTTTACATTACGAAAACCGTTTAGTCCTGGTGAAAATATTTCCTTCAAAGGTGAAGACGCAACAGAGGGCGAACTGTTAATAGAAGCGGGGACGGTCATTCATCCCGGGACTGTTGCATTGTTGGCGACGTTTGGATATGCCAATGTTGAAGTGGCTAAACGTCCGATTGTTGGAATTTTATCGACAGGGACAGAGCTGCTGGCTGTGGATGAACAACTAGCACCTGGCAAAATTCGTAATTCAAACGGTCCGATGATTGCGGCACAGTTGGACCGGATGGACATACGTTATCGGTCTTACGGTATGCAGGCGGATGATTTAGATGCTTGCACGGTAATCGTTGAACAAGCACTTGCTGAGACGGATGTCCTCATTACGACGGGCGGCGTTTCGGTTGGGGATTATGATTATTTACCTGCGATTTATGAGCGTCTGGGAGCCGAAGTTTTATTCAACAAGGTGGCGATGCGACCGGGTAGTGTGACTACGGTGGCGGTGCTTGGCAATCAGCTGTTGTTTGGCTTGTCGGGGAATCCTTCGGCTTGTTTCACAGGGTTTGAGTTGTTCGCGCGACCGGCAATTATTGGGATGATGGGTGGAACGGCTCCATATATGCCACGTATGAGGGCGAAGCTCGGTGAAGATTTCTTGAAACCAAATCCGTTTACTCGCTTTGTTCGTGCAATATGGGACATGACGCCAGAAGGAATGGTTGCAGTGCCTGCTGGTTTTAATAAATCAAATGCGGTGTCCTCTATCGCAAAAGGGAATTGCCTAATGGTCTTGCCGAGTGGAACGCGCGGTTTTGTGATTGGTACGGAAGTCGATATTTTGTTACTTGGAGCTGAGCAAGGTGTTGGTGAGTGGGTACTATGAAGACACTTCATATCGTAGGCTTTAAAAATAGTGGCAAAACGACACTCGTTGCGAGATGGGTTCGTTTATTGAAAGAACAGGGATTGACGGTTGCGGTGTTGAAGCATCATGGCCACGGTGGACAACCTGCCATGCCGGATGCTTCGACGGATACGATGCAGTTTTTCAACAGCGGAGCAGATGTATCGGTCGTTGCGGGCGGCGGTGCAGTTCAATTGCTGGTCAATGAAGAGCCGGGGTTTATGGAGTTGAAAGAAATGGCGGCAATTAGGCGTCCGAATATTTTGCTTGTAGAAGGGTATAAGGAACAACAAGGGAATAAAGTGGTGCTGTTAAGGAATGCGGAAGATTGGGGGTCCTTGGGGAGCTTGTCAGGCATTCAGCTGGTTGTGGGCTGTCCAGAAATTATAGCAGGTAGCAGGCAAATTGCATCAAGAACGGCTGTTGGACAACTAGACCGCTGGTTATTGGAATGGATAGAGGAGGACGGCAATGAAACCGTTTGAGATTGTAGAAAAACCGATTGAAACACAGAAGTATACGGATTATGTACTCCATGCGGGTGCTGGTGCTGTCACTGTATTTACGGGGCATGTGAGGGAATGGACACATGGAGTGCGTACATTATATTTAGCATATGAGGCATACGTTCCGATGGCGGAAAAGAAGCTGGCGCAAATTGGTGCTGAAATGGAAGCGAAGTGGCCAGGCGTGAAAGTCGCGATTGCGCATCGAATTGGTGAGATGCATATTTCGGATATCGCTGTACTGATTGCCGTATCTTCTCCACACCGAAAAGCAGCTTATGAAGCGAATGAATATGCCATTGAACGCATTAAGGAAGTCGTGCCTATTTGGAAAAAAGAAATTTGGGAAGACGGCGAAGAGTGGATTGGCGGGCAGAAAAAATATCCTGAAAAGGGGAGTGCAGAGCAGTGATCAAAGTAAACTATTTTGCAAGATTACGTGAATTGACGGGCAAGGCGGAAGAAACAATTGAACAACAAACGATGACAGTTAGTGAGTTGTTGGATTGGGCAGAGGCGACTTACCCGGGTTTTGGTAAGGATACGATGCATGTCGCGGTCAATGAAGAGTACGCCTTGAAGGAAGATGTTATCCAATCGGGTGATATTTGCGCATTTATTCCCCCAGTGAGTGGCGGATGATGAAGACGGTTGGTATCATTCTGGCGGGCGGACTTTCTCGACGATTTGGTTCTCCGAAAGCGTTTGCCAAGCTGGGTGAGCGGTATTTTTATGAGCTTGCTAAGGAAGCATTGAAAGCGCATTGTGACGAAGTAATTATCGTGACAAGGCAGGAGCTTTTGAAGTGTTTTCCTAAAGATATAAAAGCAATAACTGATATAATGGATTATATGGGACTCGGTCCGCTTGCAGGGATCCTGTCTGCGATGGAATCTGTGGAAGCGGACCGCTATATCGTGTTGCCTTGCGATATGCCATATGTCGATGAAACGGTTATTGGGAAGTTATTGTTACAACATGAACAAGGTGTAACTTCGGTCGTGGTAGATGGACGGCAGCATCCACTGGTTTCTATTTGGGATTACAGTGTGAAAGACAATCTCCAAGATGCTTTGGAAAACGAGCAATTACGCGTTCTACCTGTTCTTGCGAGTAGTGGCGTTAGGTGGATAGATGGCGGTTTATTGACTGACGATGAAAAACGAGTGTTTACAAATGTGAATACACCTGAGGTATTGGAAAGGAACTGAGCGTATGGAAGCAATCGTAGATAAGCTGGGAAGACCGATTCGGGATCTCCGAATATCGGTAACAGACCGCTGTAACTTCAGATGTTCTTATTGCATGCCGAAGGAAATATTCGGTGATGATTATGTGTTTCTACCGAAAAAAGAATTGCTATCGTTTGAAGAAATTGAACGGTTTTCACGTCTATTTGCTTCGTTGGGCGTTAAGAAGCTTCGTTTAACAGGCGGTGAACCGTTAATGCGCCGTGATCTACCTGAATTGATTGCGAAGCTAATGGGGATTGAAGGTATTGAGGATATCGGATTGACGACGAATGGCGTGTTGCTGAAACAATATGCAAAGCCTTTGTATGATGCAGGTCTTCGCCGTTTGAATATGAGCCTTGACGCATTAGACCCGGAGATTTTCGGCAAATTAAACGGGCGGGGCATTAAACCGGAGCTCATTCTTTCCAATATCGATTATGCACAAAAAATTGGTTTTGAAATTAAAGTCAATATGGTCGTTCAAAAAGGCGTCAATGAGGGTGAAATTCTTCCGATGGCGGCTTATTTTAAAGAGCGTGGCATTACATTGCGTTTCATCGAGTTTATGGATGTGGGGAATGACAATGGCTGGAGCTTTGAAAAAGTGGTCACGAAAAAAGAGATTTATGAAATGCTGAAAGCTGAACATAATATGGAGCCGGCAGATCAGGATTATTATGGTGAAGTTGCAAAACGTTATCGTTATACGGATAATGGAGCTCAGGTTGGTTTTATCACATCTGTGTCGGAATCGTTCTGTTCAACATGTACACGGGCAAGGCTGTCATCGGATGGTAAATTGTATACGTGTTTGTTTGCTTCAGATGGATTTGATTTACGGGAATTGATTCGCAGTGGATTGTCGGATGCGGAATTGCTTGATGCAATTACGGGTGTTTGGCAGGGCCGGGGGGACCGCTATTCGGATGAACGTACCGAACAAACTGTGCAAACGGCGAAAAATCGTAAGAAGATTGGTATGAGTTATATTGGTGGATGAGGCGCTACCGGAGTAAAAAGAGAAAGGCATTATTCACTCGAAATGATGGAGTGGATAATGCCTTTTTACATTCAACTATTAACCTTCCTCTTCCACAACAACTGCGCGCCCTTTTAGTTTCAGCAACAACGGAATAAGTAACCATGCCGCCGCAGCGATGATAAATACGAGTGATAGCGGCTTCGTGAAGAAGATACTGAATTCGCCATTTGAAATCGTCAGTGCACGGCGCATGTTGTTTTCAATCATCGGCCCTAGAACGAGCGCCAAAACGAGCGGAGCGACAGGATAATCATTTTTGGACAATAAATAACCGGCTACGCCACATCCGAGTAGCAAATATAAATCGAAAATGGTGTATTGGACGGCATATACGCCAAAAAAAGAAATAGCAACAATGATTGGTAATAGGTATTTCTTTGGTGTTTGAATAACCTTCGCAAACACACGCACGAGTGGCATATTGAGTACTAACAGCATTAAGTTCCCGATAAACATACTTGCAATCAGTCCCCAAGCGACTTCAGGGTGTTCATCAAAGAGAAGGGGACCTGGCTGGATGTTGTACATAATTAGTGCGCCCATCAGAATGGCTGTTGTACCCGAGCCTGGAATCCCTAATGTTAGCAAGGGAATCATAGCACCACCAGAAGCTGCGTTATTGGCGGATTCGGGGCCGGCGACACCGGCGATGTTACCTGTTCCGAAGCTTTCAGGGTTTTTACTGAACTTCTTTTCCGTCATATAAGAGAAGAAAGAAGCGAGTGTTGCGCCGGCACCTGGAAGAACTCCGATGAAAAATCCGAGTAGAGAGCCTCGTACGATGGGAACAGCACTATCCTTCATATCTTGTTTTGTAGGCATAATTCGATTGATTTTTGCGATTGCTCCATCTTCACCATCCCGTTCTAAGACGGTTTTGAACACTTCACCAAGTGCA
Proteins encoded:
- a CDS encoding hemerythrin domain-containing protein; the encoded protein is MVKEKKFKFDLPALRVLENEHNYLLHVMEDWHLIVLAFERDMYTLEEGHEALQTLRRLIIEFIDPLKNHTEKEEEFLFPLLAKYVGTEQGPVNATEEEHEEIDAYIGHFLHHTRGDLSDMTMQDMKDVVKDAGEAFEVITVHFVKEESILFPMVNNILRIEEQDKLYEQLYTSIL
- a CDS encoding MFS transporter yields the protein MIKKAQLPLQTANLVVGFMVWVLISSLLPFITEDIAIPAEKLAIVTAVPVVLGSILRIPLGYYANVFGARVIFLVSFILLLFPVFYISEASSFSDLIIGGTLLGIGGAVFSVGVTSLPKYYPKEKHGLVNGIYGMGNVGTAISTFAAPVIATQVGWSMTVKFYLIILLVFAALNFIFGDRKEVKVKTPIVEQIKGVYKNEKLWFFSLFYFITFGSFVAFTIFLPNFLVTFFELDKVDAGMRTAGFIVVATFLRPVGGWLADKFQPLFLLMGVFSVLTFASFLLAFSPSILLYTIASMLIATSAGIGNGVIFKLVPFYFNKQAGIANGVVSMMGGLGGFFPPLLLSAIFTLTGSYSIGFMAFSQVALASLVLVVWLYYMDRVSTAAEVFNSTGQGILVTDSAGKIEMINPAFTKLTGYTEEEVIGRSPNVLSSGRQSTEFYTTMWGQIGLKGEWHGKVWNKKKNGEDYLQLLSINTVTDDSGEPTRYVGSFSDITPPNEEGSRSN
- a CDS encoding ThiF family adenylyltransferase yields the protein MDNRYSRQILFKPVGQSGQDKLSSAHVVIIGCGALGSAISETLVRAGVGRLTIADRDYVESTNLQRQQLFVEQDARDGVPKVVAAEKRLKAIRQDVDIVTVLDHIDGPLVENLTQDADLIMDATDNFETRLLMNDIAWKRDIPWIYGACVGSSGTVFPFIPGNSACFRCLLPVLPSVNETCDTAGIIAPAVQITAAHQSAEALKWLTGNVEAMRTKVYHFDVWNNTHVEAGISRMRSEVCETCGKAPTYPTLHRPEGTGYAVLCGRDTVQIIPDSGRPLTIADGEQVAKRLGTSYKVTPFFVEFHASGYRCILFGNGRLLIHGLKDMKIGRKLYHQFFG
- a CDS encoding MogA/MoaB family molybdenum cofactor biosynthesis protein, coding for MSNVHNEEKQLICCVLTISDTRNIANDRSGWTIRTKLEAAGHKIFETWICQDDKMEIESILEEWLRNPNVNAIITTGGTGIGFRDVTVETLTPYFTKTLDGFGELFRYLSYTEDVGSKALLSRAIAGTVKEKVVFALPGSEKAVELAMDKLVVPELHHIVHELTKHLDE
- the moaC gene encoding cyclic pyranopterin monophosphate synthase MoaC, with the protein product MSELTHFNEQGRAKMVDVSDKAETIRTAIAASSIVVNETIHSQITEGTNKKGDVFAVAQVAAIMAAKNTSAIIPMCHPIPLTGVDIRFEWNIVEATAHYEVLIQAEAKTKGVTGVEMEALIAASAAALTIYDMCKAAGKEMVIGPTMLIQKTGGKNGDYHRQL
- the glp gene encoding gephyrin-like molybdotransferase Glp — encoded protein: MVEMRKPIPVAEAVQLVMEHIHIIGTEMVPLEHAYGRILAQPIIAQHDVPSFNRSPYDGFAVRAQDTLGAAGDNRVKFNVIGEIGAGYVADQEIGKGEAYRIMTGAPIPKNADAVVMLEQTVEQVDGFTLRKPFSPGENISFKGEDATEGELLIEAGTVIHPGTVALLATFGYANVEVAKRPIVGILSTGTELLAVDEQLAPGKIRNSNGPMIAAQLDRMDIRYRSYGMQADDLDACTVIVEQALAETDVLITTGGVSVGDYDYLPAIYERLGAEVLFNKVAMRPGSVTTVAVLGNQLLFGLSGNPSACFTGFELFARPAIIGMMGGTAPYMPRMRAKLGEDFLKPNPFTRFVRAIWDMTPEGMVAVPAGFNKSNAVSSIAKGNCLMVLPSGTRGFVIGTEVDILLLGAEQGVGEWVL